A single genomic interval of Thermoanaerobacterales bacterium harbors:
- a CDS encoding efflux RND transporter periplasmic adaptor subunit, whose translation MQLKRRWLAGLGLLILLAAAALAMTTGGTEVETVEVRPADITRTVADTGYVQPVTDRDLYTVQGGQVAALPVEAGQAVKEGQTLAVLENPDLAVQLRETEVRLAGARAAADAARSAIERTELELNDARANLARVEELLAAGAAARVEYEQARLRAETLEKALQEQEAQRRSALAQISGTAAVLAELRDSEQQLTVRSPVDGIVLRLPVKKGDVLPPGGLVAAVAATGRLEVKVDILSDDLAEVKVGQRAAVTAPFLGQKALDGKVEKIYPQAEEKQSALGIIQRRVPVIVSLSAPSGLKPGFEVDVAIETLSRQGVPAVPREAVRTLPDGRKQVMAVVNGRIKYRIIETGISDADLIEVRQGLQAGDRVVRDGSLELKDGTRVK comes from the coding sequence ATGCAACTGAAGAGACGGTGGCTGGCGGGGCTGGGCCTCCTCATCCTGCTCGCCGCAGCGGCCCTGGCTATGACGACCGGCGGCACCGAGGTCGAAACGGTGGAGGTGCGGCCGGCCGACATCACGCGCACCGTGGCCGATACCGGCTATGTCCAGCCGGTGACCGACCGTGACCTGTACACCGTCCAGGGAGGGCAAGTCGCCGCCCTGCCGGTCGAAGCCGGCCAGGCGGTCAAGGAAGGTCAGACCCTGGCCGTCCTGGAGAACCCCGACCTGGCCGTGCAACTCAGGGAAACCGAGGTCCGGCTGGCCGGCGCCCGGGCCGCCGCCGACGCCGCCCGGTCGGCCATTGAACGGACGGAGCTGGAGCTGAACGACGCCCGGGCCAACCTGGCCCGCGTCGAGGAACTCCTGGCGGCCGGGGCGGCCGCCCGGGTCGAATACGAACAGGCCCGGCTGCGGGCGGAGACCCTCGAAAAGGCCCTTCAGGAGCAAGAGGCCCAGCGCCGGAGCGCCCTGGCACAGATCAGCGGGACCGCCGCCGTGCTGGCGGAGCTGCGGGACAGCGAGCAACAGCTGACCGTCCGCAGCCCGGTGGACGGCATCGTCCTCCGCCTCCCGGTAAAGAAGGGCGACGTGCTGCCGCCGGGCGGCCTGGTGGCCGCCGTGGCCGCCACCGGCCGGCTGGAGGTCAAGGTCGACATCCTGAGCGACGACCTGGCCGAAGTGAAGGTCGGCCAGCGGGCGGCCGTCACCGCTCCGTTCCTGGGGCAGAAAGCCCTGGACGGGAAGGTCGAAAAGATCTACCCGCAGGCGGAAGAAAAGCAGTCGGCCCTCGGCATCATCCAGCGGCGGGTGCCGGTCATCGTCTCCTTAAGCGCCCCGTCGGGCCTGAAACCGGGCTTCGAGGTCGACGTCGCCATCGAGACCCTCTCCCGGCAGGGCGTGCCGGCCGTGCCCCGGGAGGCGGTCAGAACACTTCCCGACGGCCGCAAACAGGTCATGGCTGTGGTCAACGGGCGCATCAAATACCGGATCATCGAGACCGGGATCAGCGATGCCGACCTCATCGAAGTGCGGCAGGGACTGCAAGCCGGC